The following proteins are co-located in the Patescibacteria group bacterium genome:
- the trpB gene encoding tryptophan synthase subunit beta: MNKFDINPDPTGNFGNYGGQVLPPAIATIMNEIDAEYEKINADPEFLAEMDSLRRDFIGRPSPIYFCKKLSAKLGGARIFLKREDLNHTGAHKINHCIGEALLAKKMGKTKIIAETGAGQHGVALATAAALVGLPCEIFMGEVDIAKQAPNVTRMKILGAKVVPVSRGLKTLKEAVDAALEHFLSDPQNIFYAIGSVVGPHPFPKMVRDFQRVVGEEAREQFQKAQGKLPNKVIACVGGGSNAIGIFSAFLEDAAVEIIGVEPAGRGLKVGDHAATLTFGSPGNIHGMHTYLLQDAAGEPSPVYSIASGLDYPGIGPQHSFLKDSGRVQYATATDDEVLVAFRELSQVEGIIPALESAHALAYAFKIAPQNAGQDFLINLSGRGDKDIDFVVEKVGEKFFE, from the coding sequence ATGAATAAATTCGACATCAATCCGGATCCGACCGGGAATTTTGGTAATTACGGTGGACAGGTTTTGCCACCAGCGATTGCCACGATCATGAATGAAATCGACGCGGAATATGAAAAAATCAACGCCGATCCGGAATTCTTGGCTGAAATGGATTCGCTGCGTCGGGACTTCATCGGTCGACCGAGTCCGATTTATTTCTGCAAGAAGCTGAGCGCGAAGCTCGGCGGTGCGCGGATTTTCCTCAAGCGCGAAGATCTCAATCACACCGGTGCGCACAAAATCAACCACTGCATCGGTGAAGCCTTGCTCGCGAAGAAAATGGGTAAGACGAAAATTATTGCCGAGACGGGCGCAGGTCAGCACGGTGTCGCGCTCGCGACGGCGGCGGCTTTGGTCGGATTGCCTTGCGAGATTTTCATGGGCGAAGTCGACATCGCGAAACAAGCGCCGAATGTGACACGCATGAAAATTCTCGGTGCGAAAGTCGTGCCGGTCAGCCGCGGACTCAAGACACTGAAAGAAGCCGTCGATGCCGCGCTCGAACATTTTCTCTCCGACCCGCAAAACATTTTTTACGCGATCGGTTCGGTCGTTGGGCCGCACCCTTTCCCCAAGATGGTGCGTGATTTCCAACGCGTCGTCGGCGAGGAAGCGCGCGAACAATTCCAAAAAGCGCAGGGTAAATTGCCGAATAAAGTGATTGCCTGTGTCGGTGGTGGTTCGAATGCGATTGGGATTTTCTCCGCTTTTCTCGAAGATGCCGCAGTCGAAATCATCGGCGTCGAGCCGGCTGGTCGCGGACTCAAGGTCGGTGACCACGCTGCGACACTTACCTTCGGTTCGCCGGGAAATATTCACGGTATGCACACTTACCTGCTGCAGGACGCTGCGGGCGAGCCGAGTCCGGTTTATTCCATCGCGAGTGGGCTCGACTATCCAGGCATCGGACCGCAGCATTCTTTCCTCAAGGATTCCGGACGCGTGCAATACGCGACGGCGACAGACGACGAAGTGCTCGTGGCTTTCCGTGAATTGTCGCAGGTCGAGGGAATCATCCCGGCGCTGGAATCAGCACACGCGCTCGCCTACGCTTTCAAGATCGCGCCGCAAAATGCCGGTCAAGATTTCCTCATCAATCTCTCCGGTCGTGGCGACAAAGACATTGATTTCGTAGTCGAGAAAGTCGGCGAAAAGTTTTTTGAGTAA
- the lgt gene encoding prolipoprotein diacylglyceryl transferase: MIWTDNLNPIALSLGFIQIRWYGVFYLIAFLLGFFWLKLLVKKKLVSFSAKQIDDLLFGMILGVILGGRIGYFLLYKPAQFLSPELFEIWHGGMSFHGGLVGVLVAIFWLAHKWQKSFFEISDIVVILAAVGIAFGRLGNFVNGELVGRPTGGDWGVIFPSFDATPRFPSQLFEAAKNLGIAGLLLLIFRTKPRQGILSFAFLTFYGLGRTLVEIFWREPLDGFIFGLPKGAIYSLPLFFIGVSGIIWLLLKSERRT; encoded by the coding sequence ATGATTTGGACAGACAATCTCAATCCGATTGCACTCAGCCTCGGCTTCATACAAATTCGCTGGTACGGAGTCTTTTATTTAATCGCTTTTCTACTCGGATTTTTTTGGCTCAAGCTTTTGGTGAAAAAGAAGCTAGTCAGTTTTTCGGCGAAACAAATTGATGATCTGCTTTTCGGCATGATTTTGGGTGTAATTTTGGGCGGACGCATCGGCTATTTTTTGCTTTACAAACCGGCGCAATTTTTATCGCCCGAGCTTTTCGAAATCTGGCATGGCGGTATGAGCTTTCACGGCGGACTGGTCGGCGTACTCGTCGCGATTTTCTGGCTCGCACACAAATGGCAAAAAAGTTTTTTTGAAATTTCGGACATCGTCGTGATTCTCGCCGCGGTCGGAATCGCTTTCGGTCGGCTGGGAAATTTCGTCAATGGTGAGCTCGTCGGGCGGCCGACGGGCGGCGATTGGGGCGTGATTTTCCCAAGCTTTGATGCGACTCCACGCTTTCCGAGCCAGCTTTTCGAGGCAGCCAAAAATCTCGGCATTGCCGGATTACTGCTTTTAATTTTTCGGACGAAGCCGCGCCAGGGAATTCTGAGTTTCGCGTTTCTGACTTTTTACGGACTCGGTCGCACGCTCGTCGAAATTTTTTGGCGTGAGCCGCTGGACGGATTTATTTTCGGTCTGCCAAAAGGTGCGATCTACTCGCTGCCGCTTTTTTTCATCGGCGTCAGCGGCATAATTTGGCTGCTGCTCAAATCCGAACGGCGCACGTGA
- a CDS encoding bifunctional (p)ppGpp synthetase/guanosine-3',5'-bis(diphosphate) 3'-pyrophosphohydrolase, which yields MDAALKKIIEQVKSFAPAADFAKIELAYDFAKKAHAGQKRFSGEPYFVHPVAATLNLLTLHPDDDTIIACLLHDVIEDTETDLSAIEEKFGQTVAGLCLDMEKLGTVRYQGQERQIENLRKMFVAMARDIRVIFIKLADRLHNMETLEHVRPDKQKRIAKETLEVYAPIAARLGLFEFKARLEDLAFKTLHPEEFAKIQKSLAGSAIGRKNFIETTKKKLQTILAEAGITAEVTGRTKHLYSIWRKLELKHYASIDEIYDLFALRVIVDSTEKCYAALGTIHNHFTPLSNRFKDFIAVPKPNGYQSLHTTVIGLNRDSPTEIQIRTHAMHEQAERGAAAHFVYSERKQSVTAEESKLKWIRGLVELHESMQDNSEFISSLSNDIFEDRIFVLTPRGDVFDLPAGATPIDFAYVVHTEIGHHCIGAKIGGKIAKLDAELKNGEVVEIITRKDAKPNRFWLSFAKTTSAKSKIRAYFASLGRNENVTLGKDLINKKLARLGKAQLDADFSILKNYKKQNLSKRDREALLERIGNGSVSSSAVVKDLLELDEFAVKKSQKKPVASLQAEHKEDDVLIEGVSGIATKLAKCCTPKIGDEIVAVMSRAGATIHRKDCKQIVRTAEERKLRAQFASDVKSHLVKIEVTAKNRVGMLHDIAGAIAEMQVNIADLSLKTSDKHEIIHELTIEVENLDQLEKLLGQLEQISGITCAVRI from the coding sequence GTGGACGCTGCGCTCAAAAAAATTATCGAGCAAGTGAAAAGTTTCGCACCGGCGGCAGATTTCGCGAAGATTGAGCTAGCTTATGATTTCGCGAAAAAAGCGCATGCTGGTCAGAAGCGTTTTTCGGGCGAACCGTATTTCGTGCACCCGGTCGCGGCGACGCTCAATTTACTGACGCTGCATCCCGACGACGACACAATTATTGCCTGTCTTTTGCACGATGTGATTGAGGATACCGAGACTGATTTATCAGCGATTGAAGAAAAATTTGGACAGACTGTCGCGGGTCTCTGTCTCGATATGGAAAAACTTGGCACGGTGCGTTATCAAGGCCAGGAACGGCAGATTGAGAATCTACGCAAGATGTTTGTCGCGATGGCGCGAGACATTCGCGTCATTTTCATCAAGCTCGCCGATCGGCTGCACAACATGGAGACGCTCGAGCATGTGCGTCCGGACAAGCAAAAACGCATCGCGAAAGAAACTCTGGAGGTTTACGCACCGATTGCCGCTCGACTCGGTTTATTCGAATTCAAGGCGCGGCTGGAAGATCTCGCGTTCAAAACTTTGCATCCGGAGGAATTCGCCAAAATTCAAAAGTCACTCGCCGGCAGCGCGATCGGTCGCAAAAATTTCATCGAGACAACTAAAAAAAAGCTGCAAACGATTCTCGCGGAAGCGGGCATCACAGCGGAAGTGACCGGTCGGACGAAACACCTTTACTCGATTTGGCGCAAACTCGAGCTCAAGCATTACGCTTCGATTGACGAGATTTACGATTTATTTGCGCTACGAGTCATCGTCGATTCGACCGAAAAATGTTACGCCGCGCTCGGCACGATTCACAACCACTTCACGCCGCTCTCGAATCGTTTCAAAGATTTCATTGCCGTGCCGAAACCAAACGGTTACCAGTCGCTGCATACGACGGTCATCGGGCTCAATCGTGATTCGCCGACCGAGATTCAGATTCGGACGCACGCGATGCATGAGCAGGCGGAGCGCGGTGCGGCGGCGCATTTCGTTTATTCCGAGAGGAAGCAGTCAGTCACTGCCGAAGAGTCGAAATTAAAGTGGATTCGCGGCTTGGTCGAATTGCATGAGTCGATGCAGGATAATTCGGAATTTATTTCCTCGCTGTCGAACGACATTTTCGAAGACCGAATTTTCGTGCTCACACCGCGCGGCGATGTCTTCGATTTACCAGCGGGCGCGACGCCGATTGATTTTGCTTATGTGGTGCACACCGAGATTGGTCACCACTGCATCGGCGCGAAGATTGGCGGCAAAATTGCGAAGCTCGATGCGGAATTAAAAAATGGCGAAGTCGTCGAAATCATCACCAGGAAAGATGCGAAGCCGAATCGCTTCTGGCTCTCTTTCGCCAAGACCACTTCTGCGAAATCCAAAATTCGCGCTTATTTCGCCTCACTCGGTCGTAATGAAAATGTCACGCTCGGCAAGGATTTAATCAATAAAAAACTGGCGCGTCTCGGCAAGGCGCAGCTTGATGCCGATTTTTCGATTCTCAAAAATTACAAGAAGCAGAATTTATCCAAGAGGGATCGCGAAGCTTTACTCGAGCGGATTGGCAATGGCAGCGTTTCGTCATCAGCGGTCGTGAAAGATTTGCTCGAGCTGGACGAATTTGCCGTGAAGAAATCCCAGAAAAAGCCGGTGGCGTCATTGCAAGCCGAGCACAAGGAGGACGATGTTTTGATCGAAGGTGTCAGCGGTATCGCGACGAAATTGGCGAAATGCTGCACACCGAAAATTGGCGACGAAATCGTGGCAGTGATGAGCCGCGCGGGCGCGACGATTCACCGTAAGGATTGCAAACAAATCGTGCGTACCGCCGAAGAGCGCAAATTGCGCGCGCAGTTCGCGAGCGATGTGAAATCCCATCTCGTCAAAATCGAAGTCACTGCCAAAAATCGGGTTGGTATGCTGCATGACATCGCCGGAGCGATTGCGGAGATGCAGGTCAATATCGCCGATTTGAGTCTCAAAACCAGCGACAAACACGAAATCATTCACGAGCTCACGATCGAAGTCGAGAACCTCGATCAGCTCGAAAAATTACTCGGTCAGCTCGAGCAAATTAGTGGAATCACGTGCGCCGTTCGGATTTGA
- the leuS gene encoding leucine--tRNA ligase, translated as MTFDHSEFEPKWQKQWDDAKLFAAADASAKEKFYVLVEFPYPSGDGLHVGHCRSYTALDIVARQARMSGKNVLFPIGFDAFGLPTENFAIKNKIHPRTATDKNIANFTRQLKSIGFSFDWERVVDTTDPQYYKWTQWIFLKFLEAGLAYQAKIPINWCVDCKIGLANEEVVDGKCERCGGKIERRVKQQWMLAITKYAQQLLDGLETVDFLPRIKAQQQNWIGRSEGAEVDFAISGLTRGEANRDFHPSGANDCEGLFLLTWNTVAANGDEENDSEQKNFTPGEKLIDSSEKARAILDALAEAEDAAKDGFKILEAVVAENHVHAVVWISEESGGIGVVVKNLKGISSRRFWQQNPPPPPPPLNTAVSTPPNTTVNGGVKKDKNDKSQFNHLWRHGYHFSLLAKHASYENAMNYIASHKQKSKLARFFSELPLAIRVFTTRPDTLFGATYTVLSPEHALLAKLKPQIQNWAEVQKYISAAAAKSDLERTELAKEKTGVKLAGVAAINPVSGEEIPIFVADYVLASYGTGAIMAVPAHDERDFEFATKFEIEIREVVQSVEAVNPRVNSGVKPTEKCFAGDGVAINSGEFDGLPTAEFKKKIVAFLEEKGVGKRAINFKLRDWVFSRQRYWGEPIPVVHCEKCGIVPLNLKDLPLELPPVEKYEPTETGESPLAAITDWVQTTCPKCGGAARRETDTMPNWAGSSWYFLRYIDPRNDQAFADPAKLKYWLPVDLYNGGMEHTVLHLLYSRFWHKFLFDQKLVPTPEPYARRISHGMILGPDGEKMSKSRGNVINPDEIVRKFGADTLRLYEMFIGPFDQAASWSEGGVAGVRKFLEKVWRLFEKLTNSVNPELEKSLHKTIKKVSQDITGRHFNTAVSSLMIFVNEATQVGLPQNLGEDLLRMLAPFAPHLTEEIWAKLGHTTSIHLEKWPSFDPALAKDETITLAISVNGKLRDTISVAAEIGKDEALALAKQSEKIQKWLDGKEISKEIFVPGKMINFVIG; from the coding sequence ATGACTTTCGATCATTCTGAGTTTGAGCCGAAATGGCAAAAGCAATGGGACGATGCCAAACTTTTCGCAGCGGCTGATGCCTCCGCCAAAGAAAAATTTTATGTCCTGGTCGAATTCCCCTATCCGAGCGGCGACGGTCTGCATGTCGGTCATTGCCGGAGCTACACCGCGCTTGACATCGTCGCGCGTCAGGCTCGCATGTCCGGCAAAAATGTTCTTTTCCCAATTGGCTTCGACGCTTTCGGTTTGCCGACGGAAAATTTCGCGATCAAAAATAAAATTCATCCGCGCACAGCGACAGACAAAAACATTGCGAATTTCACCAGACAACTCAAATCAATAGGTTTCAGCTTCGACTGGGAGCGCGTCGTCGATACGACCGATCCGCAGTATTACAAATGGACGCAGTGGATTTTTCTCAAATTTCTCGAAGCCGGACTCGCCTACCAAGCCAAGATTCCGATTAATTGGTGCGTCGATTGCAAGATTGGTTTGGCGAATGAGGAAGTCGTCGACGGGAAATGTGAGCGCTGCGGCGGCAAGATTGAACGCCGCGTGAAACAGCAGTGGATGCTCGCGATTACGAAATACGCGCAGCAATTACTCGATGGGCTTGAGACGGTCGATTTTTTGCCGCGAATCAAAGCGCAACAGCAAAATTGGATTGGGCGCAGCGAGGGCGCGGAAGTCGATTTCGCGATTAGTGGACTGACGCGCGGCGAAGCGAACAGGGACTTTCATCCAAGCGGAGCAAATGACTGCGAAGGTTTGTTTCTCCTGACCTGGAACACTGTCGCAGCAAACGGCGACGAGGAAAATGATTCCGAACAAAAAAACTTTACTCCGGGAGAAAAATTAATTGATTCCTCAGAGAAAGCGCGGGCGATTTTAGATGCGCTCGCCGAAGCGGAAGATGCTGCGAAAGATGGCTTCAAAATCTTAGAGGCAGTAGTCGCAGAAAATCATGTGCATGCCGTGGTTTGGATTAGCGAGGAGAGCGGTGGAATCGGAGTAGTCGTGAAAAATTTAAAAGGCATAAGTTCGCGCAGGTTTTGGCAACAAAATCCTCCTCCGCCGCCTCCTCCTCTTAACACCGCGGTATCCACTCCTCCTAACACCACCGTTAACGGTGGTGTTAAAAAAGACAAAAATGATAAATCTCAATTTAATCATCTTTGGCGGCACGGCTACCACTTCTCGCTACTCGCAAAACATGCGAGTTATGAGAACGCGATGAATTACATCGCTAGCCACAAACAGAAATCTAAACTGGCGAGATTTTTTTCCGAGTTGCCGCTCGCAATCCGCGTCTTCACGACGCGACCGGACACTTTGTTTGGCGCGACTTACACCGTGCTCTCTCCCGAGCATGCTTTGCTCGCGAAACTCAAACCGCAGATTCAGAATTGGGCAGAAGTTCAGAAATATATTTCCGCGGCCGCAGCGAAATCCGACCTCGAGCGCACCGAATTAGCGAAAGAAAAGACCGGCGTGAAGCTCGCTGGTGTCGCCGCGATCAATCCGGTGAGTGGTGAGGAAATCCCGATTTTCGTAGCGGATTATGTTTTGGCTTCGTATGGCACGGGCGCGATCATGGCTGTCCCTGCTCACGACGAGCGCGATTTCGAGTTTGCGACGAAGTTTGAAATTGAGATTCGCGAGGTCGTGCAATCAGTCGAGGCTGTTAACCCCCGAGTTAACTCGGGGGTTAAACCGACCGAAAAATGTTTTGCTGGTGATGGAGTTGCTATCAATTCTGGCGAGTTCGACGGACTTCCGACTGCAGAATTTAAAAAGAAAATCGTCGCTTTCCTCGAAGAAAAAGGTGTCGGCAAAAGGGCGATTAATTTCAAGCTGCGCGATTGGGTTTTTAGTCGCCAGCGTTATTGGGGCGAGCCGATTCCGGTCGTGCATTGTGAGAAGTGCGGAATCGTTCCGCTGAATTTGAAAGATTTGCCACTCGAGCTGCCACCAGTCGAAAAATACGAGCCGACCGAGACGGGCGAATCCCCGCTTGCGGCGATTACTGATTGGGTGCAGACGACTTGTCCGAAGTGTGGTGGTGCGGCACGGCGCGAGACGGACACGATGCCGAATTGGGCTGGTTCGAGCTGGTACTTCTTGCGTTACATCGATCCGCGCAACGACCAAGCTTTTGCCGATCCGGCGAAATTGAAATACTGGCTACCGGTCGATCTTTATAACGGCGGCATGGAACACACCGTTTTGCATCTTTTGTATTCGCGCTTTTGGCACAAATTTCTTTTTGATCAGAAACTCGTCCCGACGCCTGAGCCTTACGCACGGCGTATTTCGCACGGCATGATTCTCGGACCGGACGGCGAAAAAATGTCGAAGTCGCGCGGCAATGTGATCAATCCGGACGAGATTGTGCGGAAATTTGGCGCGGACACGCTGCGACTTTACGAGATGTTCATCGGACCATTCGACCAGGCGGCGAGCTGGAGTGAGGGCGGCGTCGCGGGCGTGCGCAAATTCCTCGAGAAAGTTTGGCGGCTTTTCGAGAAGCTCACCAATTCCGTAAATCCCGAGCTCGAGAAATCACTGCATAAAACGATTAAAAAAGTTTCGCAAGATATCACTGGTCGCCACTTCAATACGGCGGTTTCGAGCTTGATGATTTTCGTGAATGAAGCGACGCAGGTCGGTTTGCCGCAGAATCTCGGCGAAGATTTACTTCGGATGCTTGCGCCTTTCGCGCCGCATTTGACTGAGGAAATCTGGGCGAAATTGGGGCACACGACTTCGATTCATCTCGAAAAATGGCCGAGCTTCGATCCGGCTTTGGCGAAGGACGAGACGATTACGCTCGCGATTTCGGTCAATGGCAAACTGCGCGATACGATTTCTGTCGCGGCAGAGATTGGCAAAGACGAGGCGTTGGCTCTGGCGAAGCAGTCAGAGAAGATTCAGAAATGGCTCGACGGTAAGGAAATTAGCAAAGAAATTTTCGTGCCGGGTAAGATGATTAATTTCGTCATCGGATGA
- the recO gene encoding DNA repair protein RecO, giving the protein MEFKTAGFVLKKQNFGEADRILRIFSRDFGIISVLAKGVKKTKSRKGGSLELFGETNLRLHRRSGELFLLTDASPISAFESKSLSVLRAAFAASELILNLAPPEKALPRIYQIFQDFVTLLPIVNPRDISEVNSVTKSKLQLIKIAFFAKVLAILGFFAIDENQAVREKKFFRFLLENDLATILRLETDAAIFTAAEKSLLEISENAAEKNSRVDSATRNWDKIGA; this is encoded by the coding sequence TTGGAATTCAAAACTGCCGGCTTCGTTTTGAAAAAGCAAAATTTCGGTGAGGCTGATCGGATTTTACGAATCTTCTCTCGAGACTTCGGAATAATCTCGGTCCTCGCGAAAGGCGTCAAAAAAACCAAATCGCGCAAAGGCGGCAGCCTCGAGCTTTTCGGCGAGACGAATTTGCGGCTGCACCGCCGCAGCGGCGAGCTTTTTTTGCTGACCGACGCCAGTCCGATCTCTGCCTTCGAGTCGAAAAGTCTCTCCGTACTGCGCGCCGCTTTCGCCGCGAGTGAATTGATTCTGAATCTCGCGCCACCGGAAAAAGCGCTGCCGCGCATTTACCAAATCTTCCAAGACTTCGTCACACTTCTGCCAATTGTTAACCCCCGAGATATCTCGGAGGTTAACTCTGTAACTAAGTCTAAACTCCAGCTAATCAAAATCGCCTTTTTTGCCAAGGTTCTGGCGATTCTCGGCTTCTTCGCGATTGATGAAAATCAAGCCGTCCGCGAAAAAAAGTTCTTCCGTTTCTTGCTCGAAAACGACTTAGCGACAATTCTGCGACTCGAAACCGACGCGGCAATTTTCACCGCCGCGGAAAAATCCTTGCTCGAAATTTCGGAAAACGCAGCGGAAAAAAACTCGCGTGTCGACTCGGCGACTCGAAATTGGGATAAAATCGGCGCATGA
- a CDS encoding metallopeptidase family protein, with amino-acid sequence MKTAEAVVLVEKLVDDELARLRRKNFPELDSVSVRVEIVDPEDPEKYGEFLGVPLAEYSVFDSGVLGNEIVVFARPLVADFGSGAELEKQVRITLLHEFGHALGMSEAEVERRGLE; translated from the coding sequence ATGAAAACAGCGGAGGCAGTCGTGCTCGTCGAGAAGCTGGTTGACGACGAACTGGCGCGTCTGCGCCGCAAAAATTTTCCTGAGCTAGATTCAGTGAGTGTACGAGTCGAAATCGTCGATCCGGAAGACCCCGAAAAATACGGCGAATTCCTCGGTGTGCCGCTTGCGGAATATTCCGTCTTCGACTCGGGCGTGCTCGGCAATGAGATTGTGGTTTTCGCGCGTCCGCTCGTCGCGGACTTCGGCTCGGGTGCGGAACTAGAAAAACAGGTGCGGATTACCTTGCTCCACGAATTCGGTCACGCGCTCGGGATGAGCGAGGCGGAGGTGGAGCGGAGAGGGTTGGAATAA